The Raphanus sativus cultivar WK10039 chromosome 2, ASM80110v3, whole genome shotgun sequence DNA segment ttgttgttgttgttgttgtttactAATAAAATGCTTGTTAAATGACCAACAAGGATTAGTGTAGCGTAATAGAATGCTCTAGTACCGGATAAATTATAGAACAAGATCAGAAAAGCAAGATAAATAGTAACTCGTTTTATTTAAATCATGATAATCATAGGAGATCACATCAAAGGAGCATAACAACAAAGGTGCAGATCATTCTTTTAACAACTAAACACTTCTCACTTAGTTGCCTTGTTATTGGCATGAAGGTTGTCAAAATAAGCCTTGGTGTTAGCTTCGAAAGCATCACGAGGAATCTGAACTACACCTCCGGTCCCTGGCGCCACCATATTCCCCGAACCAGATCCAGTGCCACCGGTTTGTGCTACATTGCCAGACTTTGCACCAGCATTATTCTTGtccattttcttaaaaaatcttGAAGAAATGAGTTTTTGGTTTCAGTATGAGGAGTGAAATGAAGTTTTTGTTTTGGAGTGTGAATAAAACTGATGAAGAGGTGGGTGAATTTATAGATGGGATTTGATCAAGTTAGTCAAAATCTAACACTTCCCAAGATAATATCAACAAATCCATTGTTCTCTTTTTCAGTCAATACGAAGGGAAAGTGAGTTGGTAAAGGGCAAGAGTCTGTCTTGGAAAGCTACTTAGGGTGTTCAATGACACTTGGAAATGACAATCATATTAGGGttacaattatttaaaaatgtgtatacaCATAATACGATCACTTACTAATTATTAAAAACGCTCATAATATTTAGTAACTACTCCATATGTTAACATATTTTACTTTAAGAAAGAactatattatgttttaaaattcaataGTGAAGAtgatcaaatatttaataaaaatatatgttaaacttGCGTTTTAAAAgcacaaatctttttttttgtttgtccaACAAAAATCAGAACTAAACTAAAACTGAAATCCAAACATAAAAAGGGTCGAAACAATATGAAGaatgaatattttgttttggaatGAGAATTAAACTGCTGAAGAGGTGAGTTAAATTATAGATGGGATTTGGTCAAATTAGTCAAAATAAATACTTCCCAAGATTACATTAACAAAACCATTGTTTCTTAAAGAGCAAGATTCTTGTCTTGGAAAGCTACTTGGAGGTTTTCTATGAAACTTGGAAATAATAACTTAACAAGCATATTAGGCTTAACaattacttaaaattttgtatgctataatcaaaaaaaaaattgtatacacATATAATATGATCACTTATAATACGTCCATTGAGATTTGTACACACATtcatatacacatatatatataataacaaaaccGAAGCGAATTATTGTAAAACTTATCTGAAGTTTGTTGAAGACTAATAAAATCGTTTAAAAGTCAATACAATGCCATTGACGACAGTGAGAAAACTTATCAAACACATGATGATAACGTTAACTAGGCTTGCGATTTTGGTTTTCTAAGACCGAGCCGATTTTCGGttaaaccaaactgaaccgcTGACCAATTAGTCGttaaaccaaactgaaccgctgaccaaatttatttaaaaagagCTTTCTTAAACAAACCAAACTCATAAGTCATAACCCAAAGTGAACTGAAAATCAAAAAAGTTGTTCTGTTCTGTCTGTTCGGATCCGGTTCCAACCGCAGGCTAACGTGAACCAATAAAAAGCTAATCCAAGTTTTGTTTAAGACTGATATATAAAGCCATcgttgtgataaaaaaaaatataaagccATCGTTAATCAAATActattgtaaaataaatttaaactttGTTGGAAGACTAATAAAAGCTTGTGAAGTGACCAAGAAGGATTAATGCAGTGTAATAGAATGATCTAGTACACAGATTAGTtatagaacaagaacaagaaaagaaaagcaagATAGATAATataactcattttatttaattaaattgtgaACATAATAGGAGAATGATAACACAGCTGCTGATCAAGTGATCATTCTTATTCAACCACTAAACACTTCTCATTCTTATTTAGTTGCCTTGTCCTTGGCATGAAGGTTATCAAAATAGGCCTTAGTGTTCGCTTCAAAAGCATCCCGAGGTATCTGAACTGCACCTCCAGTACCCGGCGCCACCATATTCCCCGAACCAGATCCAGTCGCACCGGTTTGTGCTACATTACCAGATTTAGCACTAGCATTCTTGTCCATTTTCTTGAACTCTTGAAGATATGAGTTAGGCTTTAAAATGTGGAGAGTGAAATGATGTTTTGTTATTTGGATTGTGAATCGAACTGTTAAAGAGATGGGTGAATTTATAGATGGTAGTTGATCATTTTAGTCAAAATAAACACTTCCCAAGATAACATCAACAAAaccattagtttttttttctcagtcaATACGAAGTGAAAGTGAATAGGTAAAGAGCAAGATTCTTGTCTTGGAAAGCTACTTGGAGGTGTTCAATGACACACTTGGAAATAACAATCTTATAGATATTTGTATAGACATAATATGATTACGTACTATACATCCACTGAGATTTGTGGACACAGTTCTTTTGTACATACATTCGTATAcacatataatacatatatatctaCAAAGTTCCTCTCGCTATCGATCCAAGGATCCGGCGCTTAtctctctatcttcttcttcagcttagTCTTCAAGCTATAGAGGAACAGTATAAAGAGTtctttgaaaagaagaaaatcattcTGTCTTCTCCATCAGCTTTATACCATAAGCTTGCAATATATCCAAAGCTGTACATACCACCACAGAATCACTAGTTCAACATCATTGTGTTCATCTACAAACACAACACTAGTTTTGAAGTTGAAATCCATAGTTACCTGGCAAATAGACTTCTGGCTCAAGAGGTCTTAAGACTCCTCTTGTCTTGATCTTGTCTTCAATTAGCAACTGCAATGCACAGGATCAGAATCATATCTTTGCTTAAGAGAGAGATATAAAGACAGTAAAAAAAGTGTTGATCAGTGTAAGAACCAGAGCTCCAATAGCTGCAGGAATCCCAACGGTCTTGGCCATAGCAGTCGTCATTTGCCCGTTCTTGATTTCCCCAAACTCCAAGAGAGTCGCACTGTGCTTCTCTGTACGTTTGCTTTCAGGGAACTCCACTTCTACTTCGTGATGCAGAAGCACCATGTCCTGAAAACATAAAAGTACTAATGTCAGCAAAACAACATCAAGTGCAAGAACGAGACAAGCAAAGTTATCAATGAGAGACCTGCTCATTTCCGGAATAAGCTAGTTTCTCTTCCATTAGGTAGCAAGTTGCATCAAACACACTTGTACACAGTGAAGGAATCTCCCTCTTTTCGTTGTACCCCAAGAATCTAACACACCACAAAAAGGATCGGTCTAGTCTTAGGTTATGTTCCAGAGAAGTTTTTGTATCATCATGGAGAAGCTTACACAATTGTTTTGGCAGCTTTGGCTGCACTTTCCTTAGAATGTCCAATCTTTATAATCCTTTTGCTGATCTCTTCTTCTCCCGCTAGAGCCTCTGCAGATTCATCGTCTGTATCCTTCGTTAAAACGTAACTTAGAAGAGAAACAAACGTAATCTTCTTTCCACTGGAGAGTAGTTCATTTGCTTGATTCTCAAAGAATCCGAGTTTGGAAAGTGTTGACATGATCATACTAAACCCTGTAACAAaaccagaaaaagaaaaaaaacaagtgtTAAAGCGTTCATAAGTGGAGATGTGTGGTACTTGTGATTATGTAACACATACCTTCGTATCTGAGTGTTCCACGAAATATAGTTGAAGCTTCACTCTCGATGCCATAATGTTCCCCGTAAACCAATGAGTTACGGTTTGGTAGACACTCCAATGCAAAAGCTGGAAGGTTAGGTACTCTGAATCTTGTGGCTGAATCATATAGATCCTCCCCTGCAGTTTAACGTCACTTGGTGAAACAGAAGTGTACTAAAACTAAACTACTTCGTTATCCCTTGTCTATTATTACCATCAACATGTATTATGTCGCCGTTGCTTTTGTATTTAGCGGGGTTACGGCCAGCTCTAATGGCTCCAGCGGGATTCCAGCTGAGAATATTAGATATGTAATCATGAAATCGTGTCTTAATGAGAGAAACAGAGGAGAGTTTGTTATTTTACCTAAATTTATATGCTAATGGATTATTTGCTGCGGCAGTAGAAGGAAGACCACCACAGTAAGAGGTGAAAGACTTCACTTTCCCCTTTCTGATATGTGCCTCGTTGATCATTTTCATTGCCATCATGTGATCTGCAGGTTTCAACTATAGGGATCACCTTCTCAGTTATAAAACATTATAAGGCTAAGATGCATTGAAGGTTGTATACCGATTCCAGGGTCAAGTCCCATTTCTCCAAGAATTGTAATCCCAGCATGCTTAGCCTTCTCATGTAACATGGACGTTTCATCATCAACATAGCTAGCAGTGATAAGATGCTTCTTCAGCTGAGTAAATCacaaagaggaagaagcagaggcaCTTCAGAATCAGGAAACAACTTAAAAGACTGTGTTATGCTGAGGGAGTCAACAGTAGTAGTACCATACCTCAATGCATGTCTTTGCTACAGCAGCATGACAACTTGCAGGTAATAAACTTAAGACAACATCAACCTGTAAGCAACGccaaagaggaaaaaaaaagattaaaggGCAGTAGAGTTTGGGACTAAGTGTAATCTAAGTACAGATAATTAAAGCTAATATACCTCAGAGATATATTTAAGGAGGCTTTCACTATCTGACACATCTAGCTGAACTGCTTCCACTTCTGACATACCTTCAACCGTCTGCAGAACATATTTTTACCACTtcagcaaaaaaataaaaataatgacaCTTGAAATTAAAGATTAGTTTAGTATATACCTCTTTGGCATCCTTAAGATAAAGAGATGCAACAATCACATGAACATCTGTCTGCTCTTCAGAGTCTCCTCCTAAATAAGTTTTATACCACTGCTCTGACGATATGTTTCTGACTGAAGCTAAGAACTCAGCAGCTGGACGACACACACGTCCAGCGCCAAGAATCAAAACCGATGATCTCTTTGTCATTTCTTCAGGCTTCTCGTTTTCTTGCTGGACTTTGCCAATTTTCAGTGAAATCTTGTTTGTTTCTTTACGTGGAGATATTATATAGTCTTCTTCGTCTGGATTAGCTAATCGAGTTAAtgaatcaattatttgatccaATACTTTCCTATCATCCGCACCAACCTACATAATAAGATAATGAAGGAATCTTTAGCAAGTGGGAACAGGTTAAAAGTGTGGAccacattctttttttttttggattgtaGTTTGTTTACGTGTTCTAGAAACTTAGGACTCTAAGTGAAAAGGACATCAAACCTAAACCTGacatttaaattttcttgaCATCTGTACAATTATTTATGATTGTGACTTACTTCAAGTTCTGAGTATGACTCAGCATCTGCGCTTTGTCCTAGTTCACATTTAGCCAAATGAAATGAGCCACCAGCTGCTTCGATCATATCGAGAGCTTCGTTTATCAGAAACTTATCAAACAGATGTCCACTTAGAGATACCTACAAATCATTGTCTCAGTCAAAATCATTACAAGAAGAACTTATGTGAAATATCTCAAGGTTTGCTTTAGTCATAGGATTTGgaatagttatattttactatctTGATTtagaacctttgtccttaaaCAAGTTATCTCAagagattgggtttggtttaGAACCTTTGCCTCATTTTGTATGTTCTCTGGTTAGAAACATACAACATGAGCACAATACTCACCAATATGTTGTATGTTCTCTGGTTGGAAGCTCCGTTGGAGATGTTATCTTGAGTCTCTCTGCTTTTGAagtgtataaatattaaaaatatagtttagagaAGAAGCCTAATGATGACTTCAGATGAATGTAATATGAATTTATGGTGGAAGCAGAACATACTCTGGATCTGACTTCCTCATACGTGGAATATACTCATACAGAGATGTTAATTCTCCTCTGTAGCTTATGCAAGCCCTCTTCAGATGTGCCGGTAGATCAGCAATCACAGTCGTGGAAGCCAAACTACCCACAAACTCTGAAAGAATATCTCCAAAATGCTGGGATGCCTTTTTCATTAACACAAGAAACTCCAAATCAGTACAAATTTTTCCAACCTTAGAATCATTCCAAGTACTAAAAAAAACTGTAATCTTATAATACCTCTTTGGCAAATTCTGTTGGTAGAATGTCAACGGCCATGCATAGTACACCATCACCATCCATGTCTTGATAGTATGAATTGTTCGTGGGATTAAACCTGAAGACAGTCATCAACTCAACGAGTTTCATATAGTGTAAGTAAGAGACTGACAAGAATGCTCTTTCAAAGCTTAGATTACCTAAAGAAAGGGGAGTCTATTAAAGTAGCTCGGTTAACAAACTCTAGGGAGCCACCTATATCACAAGTTATGTCACATATTCCCACTAGTGGACATCCTTTTGCTGTTAAATCTTGAAGCTGTTTAGTGCTCAGAAGACGAGGAAACCTCTTCTCCCAGTACATACAGTTCACTGCACAGAGAGTCATAGCTAAATGATACTTTTATTATAAGTAAACTCATGAACTATAAGGCAGAGCAGAGATCAGAATCTAACCAAGAACTGATGTATATGGGGCGATCTTTTCATGGAAAACTGGTTTGTAGTGTTCCGGGTGTACATAATAGTCAGCCTGAAGATAAAGAATGAATAGAGGTAATAGTTGTGTAACAAAAAGTCACAGCAATGGAGCTAAGTTGTTAATAAATTATTACTTTGTCAAACGGCTTTGATGGATCTTGGTGTTCAACCATGTCTTGGCTGGTAATGATACAACCATATACTTGATGTACTCGCTTTGTTGATCTTCCATTTTGGCTAGCACCTTTGTCCTGTACATAAATACACATTTCATTAACCTTGTTACCTTCAATACCCTGAAAATGAATCTAAAGCAAAGCTTACAAATAGTTCAGGAAGCTTGCTCGGTTCAACAAAAGTGTGAGGAAGAAGCTTGAAAATCTCTTGCGCCCCAAGAGAAACTGCAAGATGAAGAAAGTTAAAATGAACTGAATGAAAACATCATCAGGATCAAAGAAAGTTTTACCGTTTCCTGTCCCGGTGAAGACAAAGACAAGAGGGCAGATTCCTAAAGGCAGTCCCTGGCTTGCAATCTCTTCACCGACAGAGATCACAGCAGCTTTTGCTGCAGCCAATGAGGAATACATATAGGATGATCCAAGCGAGAGGAAAGGCGTTGAGTATCCTAAACTTAGATACCCtgcatcaaaaaaaaattacattcatcaacacccaaaaaaaaagaaagcttcTTACTCATCAGAATAGTAACAAGAGATATTCTTACTCTGTCCTAGTCCATGCAAGAAGTCAACGAGACCAGCTCTTCCTGCATATTGACCAAATGCTAATAGTCTTTTCCCATGATCTCCAACAATGAGCTCATAATCATACAACGTCACTCTCTCAGATAGAATCTGCATTACAAAATTCCTAGATGCTAAGgtactaaaatagaaaaaaaaaaggaatgagTGAAAAGTGTTGCTACTTTATCCAACAAAGGCATGTTCTCTTTCTGTGCCTTGTGAGTGTGTGAAAAGAAAGCATATGCTCTCTCCGGAAGAATCATATCTAGCTGCAACACAACACACCAATACATCTCATAAACAagtaaaactatatatagtatattCTTTTGAAAATGCAATATTTCACATTACCTCAGGTTGTTTGATTCCGAGTATAAGTCCACAGTCAGACAAATCATCAGAGACTTCGCATCCGACATCTTCGTACAAGGCATCGTGATGGATACGCTTTGCAGATGGCTGAACCACAATGCGTGAAACGCCGGTTCTGTCTTTGCCACCGTGTAAAAGGCGAGCGCAATGAGACGGCGTCAGTGGTGTTCTTCTCTCCCATTTGTTCACTGTTTCAGCTAGTACCCCCACAACTCCGTTccctagcttcttcttcttctcctcctcctcctcataaCCGCTACTTgaattcatcttttttttttggtaagtttATAGTCTCTGCAGAGGAACAACAAAACCCTATCTCACACTCTCTGAAATGTTTAATAACGACACAACCAGTTGATGTTTCAAGTTTgatcaagcaaaaaaaaaaaaaaaaaaaaagaaccaaacTATCCCAAACTGAAAGGAAGGTCAATGAAAGCTAACCAATCGAGAGATCAAACGATTTGTGAGATAGGTTTATCTCAGGAGCTCGGGGGTTTAGAATTGCACGAGACTGAACATAATTGGGAGCATGAAAATGAAATCTTGGTCGATTAATTGGTGATTCAAAACAGAACTGAAACAGAGAGCAGAGCAGAGAAGAACAGAGGAACACAGATCAAACTATTATTTAATATCGCAAAGAAAGAAGAGGGTGTGATGGAGGTTATTAGAAGCTCTCGAAGCTCATTTACGACAGGAAAGTTATGGCAAGATGAAATCAAAAAACGCACCTAAAAACACTGACTTTGATCATGCAATGCCTGTGAACTGGTTTATTGGAAGATGGAacccccttttttttttccaaaatgtGAGTTTAGGCGCAGTaacaagtttgtttcttttaacGTCATTTTATAACCTACGATTACGTGGACGATTTagctgaatttttttataaaacgaTTAGTTGGACAGAGGCGTATATTGGAATGGATAAAGATCATGACAATACAAAAATTTACTATCGATAAGTCGTGCATACACCCACGGTTTTAGGAATAGCAGTATACAATGGTAATCATGAATCctaattttttacaaaaaaatattattaaataaattacagTGTATAATTTGAAAGTACTAAAAAACATAgtaatttttaactaaattatCTCCCAAAAATCTGCGAATTAACATACTCACCCCAACATGAAGAtggagttaaaaaaaaatactaacccCAACATAATCACTtacttaaaagttaaaagtgatggttttaaaaaaaaatactaattatatttcatttgaCCTTTAGTTATGAGTCTTATGACAGGACACTGATAGTTTTAAAAGTAGTAATCGACGACATTTGTATATTTAGAACATGTGTGacatatatcaaatatttattacaaatatttcaaCATGTTTCGCTATAATCGACACGTCAAATCTACTCTATTGAATAATGCAATAGACAATGACAAATACACTAAACAAaggaaataataataaactactATCTcacgaaaaaaaataaaagctaaGGGCCAACGTCGCACTACCAATTACGTGGATGTGAATACAGGATAGGACCGAAAGTGTCTGTCTCCAATGGAAAGTGTATTACGTGtttgagaagaagagaaagagacaaGAGAAGTGTGAAGACGTTACTCACTTGCTATTACCTACATTTAGATCACGACGCTTACCACACTTTCCGTGTTCCTTACGTCTATCTTCTTTTGGTTTTATCATGACTTTTTAGTATATGGGCCTAAAAAGGTTACATGGTTGGTCACATGTCTGATtcatgaatataatttttatgtagCTACACTACAATTGGTACGAAAATACCGAGGGCAGATGAACGAATTGGGTGAAACGAAGTATATTTCCCatatttcccaaaaaaaaaaaaaaaaaaaaaagtatatttccCATGACAGTAGAAAAGTGTTTGGGTTGATTGGGCTTATGATGGTGAATATATGGATCGTATTTAAATATAGTTACATTTGCAGAGGTTGGGCTTCAGCAGTTGTCTTAAAACAGGCCCATGTTCAATATGACATACGTTGAATTAAAAGGGAGGAGAATGTCTTCGGTGTCGGAGGATTCTATCTTGACTAATTCAGAGTAAATGTGCACAGTGCACCTTAAGACAGCATATCAGCAGTTTCACTTTCACATAAGACATCTCTGTACAACACATTTTGATGGATACGCTTGCAGGTTTGGTACACAAGTCCAACACGTCCGTAGTTCCAtaaatgattaattatttttacgaGACTAATCTAATTAATTATCTGAAAAGTGAATGTGAACCTGAACATTGTTTTGGTATCATCGATATATGTGCAGCGACCAGTTAAGTCTCGACGACGGCTTTTTCTTATGAATCAGGTTTTATATAAGTTCTCTTTTcaaagtttttattatattcaatTGGGCATGGCCTGGGAACAAGTTCTGGGCATTGACTTTGCAATTGCACAAAAGTCGATGCGAGAAGAGATTCCTCAACGAGGCTACAAAGTTAATGGTGGTCCTAttccttttgcttttttttctcACCCATCTCTTCTTTTATGTAATTAAATTCCATacattttaaaagtattttacaaTAACCTGGATTTTAATcctataaaatattatcaaaaaaaatgaaGACGCCgatgttaaattattttaaaaatgattggAAAACCCacaattttaatcaattattattttttgaacataaaattaaagaatcgatatatatttaaataaaattttgtgaaCATTTTTACGGTAAGCTTATCTCACAATACTGGGCCACGGGTACGAATACTAGTACATGCTTTCGAAGAATAACGTCTGGATGCTTGTATCCAATCATAAACTATTGTTCTATTTACTATCAAATCCATTTCTCTAGCAATTTTCCACGAACTTAGATAACATTTACTATCAGCTAAACCATACCCTAGTTTTTATTTTCCGAAAGAACAATCGCATGCATGTCTAGTCTACAAAAGCTTGCATTCTTGGATGAAGAATTCAATGCTAAGTTTGACAAATGATAAAAGACAAATGTGACTTGATGCTAAGATTTATTTGTCTTAATGGTATTTGATTTTAATACTTGTATATATGAGAGAAAACACGAGCAAAAGAAAAAGTAGCtgctttttaaaatttattattcgAAAGGTAAAActgtttaaaagaaaaaggaaaaaaagtaaaagaagacAACTCACACGAATCGacacttttgaattttgatagtAGTAGTCTCTGTATTagagaatagaagagaagagaagaaaggcAGCTCCTAAGTCCTAAAATCCCTAACTAACTTTCTCTTTTGCTttttgatatcttgcatatttacatgtttttagctttcatatcttatgcattttgatcatatagcttagatcttagtgtctttaggatccatattgcattcatatgtccatatcaggtgttggagcatactatgagATCATGTGAAGTGTTTGAGAGTTCAAAGATCCAAGAGAGGTGAAGAATGATGCTCAGCCAAACAAGTACTCTTTTAGACTCGACTGGACCGGAATGGTCGAGACCGGAATCACCATCCCGGGCGTGTGGGCAAGACCGGAGAGACAAGACCGCCATCACCAACTCGGGCGTGAAGGCCAGGACCGGACAGGTCAGACCGTGCAACACAACTCGGGCGTATGGGCGAGGACCGGACGGGCAGGACCGCCATGACCAACCCGGGCGTGCAGGCTCAGACCGGATTGCTTGGACCGGGATGAGGAAGCCGGGCGTATGGGCAGGACCGGGATGCAGGACCGGGATCACCATGCCGGGCGTGAAGAGAAGAGAGTGTGGTCGAGGCTGGTTTTCTCAAACCGTTCCGGTTCGACCCAATtcgaccttgggtcattttaaacactattttgaAGTTCTAATTAGCCCTATACAAAGGGCATTCTAGTCTTTTATCATATGTGTCTCTCTTTACCCTAAACCTacctataaatactttgtaatctCTATTTTGTGGggattatattattttcctcttaagaaacacaaaacaatTGGGTGAAAGTTCTTTCCttgaatcaaatcatcatcttcttgtgtgttcttgagtgtttataatttcttattgatctttcttaaacatgattaagcttggaaacctcatgggttcaagagtaatcatggtgattagtgagtagatccacttttggattcatgggttagggagattaagggtgattaggcttgatctagggtgtttaggtgtagatccttcttaatccttgctagtagagtgtttttaatgcttctttagagctggcctctctaaagttgagttctagacatttcccacccacaaggtgtttgatgaaatgtctgacccaactctcctaagcttttaacatactctaccaaagagatttgttgttaaaggtgttaagatggctattagGCTTAttgttaatgattgcttcctaaacattcaacctaagagattagatgcttgagttttggaagcaaatgagcattcatttAGAGATAAAGTTTGCTTAGTCTTGTGTCTAGGCctaaggtagatagattgattgaaagctagCACCTTAGTTGGAGTTTGATCACCCAAAGTCATAttcccttatcccatgagtcctctcattctcataatcaaagaaagtctTTTGCTTTGTTGCATTTTTATTCCTATTTTAGAGTAGTttctcatctcatcttgatagcatttagcttaagcatggtcttgcattcctaGTGCTTCGCATTCCCTTAGAATTGGATTGACATCCTTTATACTTCAACATTTGAATAGGATCTTAGCAAAAtcctgttatcaaattggcgccgttgccaactTCTAAGTTGATTgtgacattgggatttagtaacttgcttgagactaaatcatttttattttctattgtgATATTGATTCTTgcctcttttctctctt contains these protein-coding regions:
- the LOC130508219 gene encoding alpha-aminoadipic semialdehyde synthase-like isoform X2, translated to MNSSSGYEEEEEKKKKLGNGVVGVLAETVNKWERRTPLTPSHCARLLHGGKDRTGVSRIVVQPSAKRIHHDALYEDVGCEVSDDLSDCGLILGIKQPELDMILPERAYAFFSHTHKAQKENMPLLDKILSERVTLYDYELIVGDHGKRLLAFGQYAGRAGLVDFLHGLGQRYLSLGYSTPFLSLGSSYMYSSLAAAKAAVISVGEEIASQGLPLGICPLVFVFTGTGNVSLGAQEIFKLLPHTFVEPSKLPELFDKGASQNGRSTKRVHQVYGCIITSQDMVEHQDPSKPFDKADYYVHPEHYKPVFHEKIAPYTSVLVNCMYWEKRFPRLLSTKQLQDLTAKGCPLVGICDITCDIGGSLEFVNRATLIDSPFFRFNPTNNSYYQDMDGDGVLCMAVDILPTEFAKEASQHFGDILSEFVGSLASTTVIADLPAHLKRACISYRGELTSLYEYIPRMRKSDPEETQDNISNGASNQRTYNILVSLSGHLFDKFLINEALDMIEAAGGSFHLAKCELGQSADAESYSELEVGADDRKVLDQIIDSLTRLANPDEEDYIISPRKETNKISLKIGKVQQENEKPEEMTKRSSVLILGAGRVCRPAAEFLASVRNISSEQWYKTYLGGDSEEQTDVHVIVASLYLKDAKETVEGMSEVEAVQLDVSDSESLLKYISEVDVVLSLLPASCHAAVAKTCIELKKHLITASYVDDETSMLHEKAKHAGITILGEMGLDPGIDHMMAMKMINEAHIRKGKVKSFTSYCGGLPSTAAANNPLAYKFSWNPAGAIRAGRNPAKYKSNGDIIHVDGEDLYDSATRFRVPNLPAFALECLPNRNSLVYGEHYGIESEASTIFRGTLRYEGFSMIMSTLSKLGFFENQANELLSSGKKITFVSLLSYVLTKDTDDESAEALAGEEEISKRIIKIGHSKESAAKAAKTIVFLGYNEKREIPSLCTSVFDATCYLMEEKLAYSGNEQDMVLLHHEVEVEFPESKRTEKHSATLLEFGEIKNGQMTTAMAKTVGIPAAIGALLLIEDKIKTRGVLRPLEPEVYLPALDILQAYGIKLMEKTE
- the LOC130508014 gene encoding uncharacterized protein LOC130508014, whose translation is MDKNNAGAKSGNVAQTGGTGSGSGNMVAPGTGGVVQIPRDAFEANTKAYFDNLHANNKATK
- the LOC130508221 gene encoding uncharacterized protein LOC130508221: MDKNASAKSGNVAQTGATGSGSGNMVAPGTGGAVQIPRDAFEANTKAYFDNLHAKDKATK
- the LOC130508219 gene encoding alpha-aminoadipic semialdehyde synthase-like isoform X1; the encoded protein is MNSSSGYEEEEEKKKKLGNGVVGVLAETVNKWERRTPLTPSHCARLLHGGKDRTGVSRIVVQPSAKRIHHDALYEDVGCEVSDDLSDCGLILGIKQPELDMILPERAYAFFSHTHKAQKENMPLLDKILSERVTLYDYELIVGDHGKRLLAFGQYAGRAGLVDFLHGLGQRYLSLGYSTPFLSLGSSYMYSSLAAAKAAVISVGEEIASQGLPLGICPLVFVFTGTGNVSLGAQEIFKLLPHTFVEPSKLPELFDKGASQNGRSTKRVHQVYGCIITSQDMVEHQDPSKPFDKADYYVHPEHYKPVFHEKIAPYTSVLVNCMYWEKRFPRLLSTKQLQDLTAKGCPLVGICDITCDIGGSLEFVNRATLIDSPFFRFNPTNNSYYQDMDGDGVLCMAVDILPTEFAKEASQHFGDILSEFVGSLASTTVIADLPAHLKRACISYRGELTSLYEYIPRMRKSDPDRETQDNISNGASNQRTYNILVSLSGHLFDKFLINEALDMIEAAGGSFHLAKCELGQSADAESYSELEVGADDRKVLDQIIDSLTRLANPDEEDYIISPRKETNKISLKIGKVQQENEKPEEMTKRSSVLILGAGRVCRPAAEFLASVRNISSEQWYKTYLGGDSEEQTDVHVIVASLYLKDAKETVEGMSEVEAVQLDVSDSESLLKYISEVDVVLSLLPASCHAAVAKTCIELKKHLITASYVDDETSMLHEKAKHAGITILGEMGLDPGIDHMMAMKMINEAHIRKGKVKSFTSYCGGLPSTAAANNPLAYKFSWNPAGAIRAGRNPAKYKSNGDIIHVDGEDLYDSATRFRVPNLPAFALECLPNRNSLVYGEHYGIESEASTIFRGTLRYEGFSMIMSTLSKLGFFENQANELLSSGKKITFVSLLSYVLTKDTDDESAEALAGEEEISKRIIKIGHSKESAAKAAKTIVFLGYNEKREIPSLCTSVFDATCYLMEEKLAYSGNEQDMVLLHHEVEVEFPESKRTEKHSATLLEFGEIKNGQMTTAMAKTVGIPAAIGALLLIEDKIKTRGVLRPLEPEVYLPALDILQAYGIKLMEKTE